CGATACGATTGCCATTTAGGACACAAATGACAAATCGTTAGTTGTTAAACGCACAATCgaagattaatattttaaatatcgtaCAATATAACCCACACAGACACACCTGTTCAATGGACCCAATGGTGTCCGGAGGTGAACGACGATTGGTCGTGACTGACGGACGCCAGTGTCTGCGTGGTGGCTACCGACGGTTGCGGTTGTGCCGGTGGATTGAAGTTGTTGAAGTCCAAGCAGCCGCCCAGACTAACTTCATGGCTGATCACCTCGTCCACGTTGCACTCGACCGGTGGGAATTTGTCCAAGTTTATGTTGAGCTCATCGAATGACAAATGTGACGTGCCCATTATTTGTCCGACCACGGTGGCCGGGATGTTGTCATCCTGCTGGTCGTTCAACATGTTGTCGAACGATATACACTCCTGGGGAGGAAAAAAGTGTAAGTTCCAATAGTCTACTTGTACATGAAAGCtggttttatagtatattatacttatatagttacatGTACAGAGTTGggcaaattatttaacaaaaatggaTTTTACACGTCCAAAGCCAGAAtccagatttttaattttagaatttaaagtcAAACGATTTAACATCATGCTCAACTCTGATCGTAACTATACGTATACTATTTTGCCTATAACATGATACCACATCAGTTGGTAATTATGGGTAATTAACAATAATGGTGTAGAGCCCAGTGCCCACTAATTGCCACTATACAACGATGACTCTTCCCGTGCGGCGTACCTGTTTTATGTAAGTGTTCTGGAGCTGATTGAGGTTGAAACACGAACACCCTTGGTAACCGTGGATAGAACACGACTGGATCGATAAGCTACTGTACGGCGGCGGGGGTGGACGGTTATCCAAGAACACGTCTCTGTAGCTTTCAAGCGTCTGTAGCGGCTGAGAAAGCCGGACGGCCTGTGCCAGCGAGCCGGCCAGCTGGTCGGCCTGGCCCTGTTCGGCCACCGAGTCCAGGCCGTAGTCGGCGGTGCTGAGCTGCTCGCTGAATATCGGTGACAGACGGCCAGTAGACGAAGCGTTTGACGAAGCCCGTGCTCTGAAGTCGGGACTGTAATGTTTAAGTACCCAAAGATTAGTGGTGCTAGTAGTTACTAACAGCAATTGCAATTTTAGAACCGAACTGTTAAGTATTTAATTCGATTCGAAAATCAAACTAATGAAAACAGAATTCGAACTCGTTTcgttcaaaaacaaattattattgtttattattttactatataagtaatcaataataatcgtttttttttttgaataatgtaaaaagtattttgaaattaatttgaatagttTGGTTTGGTTcatgttcaaataaaaatgtgtaagatCGGTTCAGTTTGACCTCAAAAATCTAGGCACATAACATCAATAACCACTAAAACACGATAAGAAGACTAATAACTGTCTAAAACGGTTGCCTTAACcagtttaatacatataataggtattttcttttaaaaataattatttcttgtaCATGAGCGCATGCCCGTGCAGTTTAATATTTTCGGCTTCAATTCAATTACGATAAACTTTCGACGACAAATAACGGCCAAATAGCCCGATCAACAagcttattaaataaacatgagAAGGGAACTTACACAAAACGATGCTTCGAcggttaattattaaatattaatattataataggtagtccATTATTATCGACACGCGTTCGTCGAATAGTTTACGTTATACCGCGTAAAATTGTGTAAGGCACACGAACCGACGAGCGCTGTCATTACGCCCATTGGCATTATGCACGacggcatattattattgttattttacttcCTACCAGAGTccagtacgtataatattataatacacgaccacggactaagatataatggacAAGAAACGAGCAGCTTATCACGGCCACGAATGTGTTCCTAGAGTTTACAGCGCCTTCTGTATAAAACATGGACTACGATACAAATTGTGAAGCCAAATAAAACCACCTGTAGCACTGAAAACTTCAAGAACAGTATTCTTATCAGCTAAGTGACACCTTTTCGTGGCCGTCCCCCGACCCCCGCCGACCAtgtcgtttccagtccattatatGTTAGTCCGTGTACATGACCGATGATGATATTGTATCACAACTCACAAGTAAAGAGTAATACAcaagagtataatattgtatttgacaCGGGCACAAcgaaaagatattttaaaaattaccaacCTGAATTGGTATCCCCTGAGGGGTGACACGGGTATCATGTCGGAGTTTTCGGAAATCGAAGAGCTAGGACTAGGCGTGTTTTCGGGATGCAGACCGTTGCGAATGGCCTCGACGACCTTCTTAACTCGCCCACGCTTCTTCTCAAATTTGGGCGTCTCCATGGACACTGCGCGGCGCCTGGACTTGCCGGTCGTCCGGCTCGCGTTGTGGTTTATCTGCCACCACGACGACTTGCCGGTGCCCTCGTTTTGGATCTTCTCGAACCGACTGTGAAGTGACAGATTGTGACGTATAGAGTTCTGCAAACATAAAcggtcaaatattaattatacggtAGTGATGTAGGTATGTGTGTGTACCTAGTCTTAAGTCGTTATTATGCACGGAATACAAGTAGCTGTCGGGTACAGAATACGCGTCATTAAATGCATGTTACACTCCCTAATGACCATTTAAcaggataataatatggttatcgAAATAATCGACCGAActctaaactatataatattatgaataggtatataacgTGTGTAATATAATCACTGCAAATGCGTTGCATATAAATATTgggtttgttattttttatttttccccaccattgaatatattttaatacttaattaatatacgtTTTGTGCAACTTATCAACGAATTTTGTTAGTGAAACGAGGAAGAATACGTCGACTTTCGAGATTATATTAGTAatctatatgtataggtatatgtatatggaAAGccatatacatattgtaaagtGTTAACACTGATCGTGATCGTTTGAACACTAACCGAAAAGACAAACCTTGACGAGTACTCCCACCTACGACCTAGTGGATTTCGGAATACAAATTATCCATTTTAAagtgaatataaattatgcGTTAATACGatgatttaaatgatttattaatatgatacatataattatgtatcatattaataaatcatgCGTGGCCGCTGCCGGTGTACAATTTAAATCCTATAACGAAATACAATATGGTAATCGGTACGATTTGAAATCGTGTTAATTTTCAGTGTCCTCAAAAGCTATAATATTGCCTACGAAATTCGTAGCATTGGCACACGGTTGACggacaataatatgttataggcaTTAAGCGTGTCTTATAATACTGCAGTCGTCTTATTAAAATAGCGGATCGCCATGCCCTTTAATATACTCAAGGCTGAAATCCgggaatacaatatattaagtattatatcgAGTTACACACGACACGCGGTAGAACACGGTGGACCAATTAATTAATCCGTATGGTGGTGAGGTGTGGATGGTACGAATTCGacatcgttattttatttttatttataggtgaaatatttattttatttcgtcgCCACTACAGCCTACAagatagatgaaaaaaaattctctacggaatatattaatttgtaataaattaaattattgtgctTGTGTGTCCATACGaccttctatattttttttttcaatttgattaaGCTTTATTGAATGCACGACAGACAAGGATGGAAATATATAACGACGGGAATACCGAAACACAAGTGTAATGCGTAGTAAGTGCAATAGTCTCGGCCAATGACAGTAGTTCTTCAGTAGTTCTATAACAAGGGTTAAGTGAAAGATCAACTTTATGAACAAACTCTCCTTAgtcgatattaaatattattatttatttatttacgtagTTCTTTAAGATCGTgatagaacaaaataaattttactggATTTTAAAAGCTCCCCCCAAAAGACATTAGTTGTCGGggtttaagttaatttaacataatgaaaataaatcagAAATTATTATCAGgtcaaattgaaaattacagaataaatattgtctacgataaaatattatattccaattcGTTAGTTGAGCTTGTTCAAAccaaattaatagttttatcaaTAAAGGTAAACAATTATCGATTGTTactgaacataaaatataattaattgtgttaTATAAGTCATAAAATAAACTATCAAAAAATGATTCAACACGTGATTCAATTAATGaaccatttttaaaactatattttataagtttttcatctgaaaaaatataatatcatattaaagtaaatacataaaaaaaattaaaaatagacataacaatatattatttcataaggTGTTACACAATGGATACATCTCCTCTACATCTATAATTACAcactactaattagtaatttgtaataattataaaaaaaccctTATGgaaacgaaattatattattataataatgaacgtATTTTCAAGATctcaactataaaattattattatctgtaggtatttaaaaagttgataatattatttaacatttttatttttattttaaacatgtaagtcttattcgtttaaatttgttattaattggtttttaaaaaacttagtttccacttgtttttaattattatttattgataaattactaGAAGtttgaatgaataataaatattcaaatcacTGACTACAGAATACACGAAACCATTTGTAAAATGTGGGACAAcgaatcttttttttaaataaagcgATATTTATACAATGTTTGTTGACGAAAATAACAAACAAGATGATgttgttacataaaaaataaaaatattttagctccttattaggtattgttagttgtaaaaaaatgtatacaaattattttattaataataatgtatacctaatattaatgtatttttcttaaaatttaattacgtGGAACaaggtacatattaattttatttgtatttaaacaaaaatatgtttttgggctgggtacaaaaattgtatatttctaacgctttgtttatcaccgtaTAAACGCATACATGTAAATATTTCCCTAATTCCcactaggtatattgtatataatattattcaattaatggttacttattaatacatattaataaatcataaattgtcTCCAAAGTGGAAAATATTGAGTAGCGTGCTACGTTTTTGTCATACTTTTTCTGTGATACTCAATAAATccacaatattttgataatcgatgttatatattaaaataaaatataattccacAGTTCGTGGGAATCGCAAATGGACTCTTTCTGAAATTACTATTTAAAgagtcgtaataataatataatcattacaatctaatgaggtacctatattataatgaacattgGAAACTTCACGATTCTTCCGTTGAAAATATCAAATGGTCTTCAGTCTtcactataaataaatgtttatattaataattttttgtatagcCCAAACAGTCGAAATACACAATAATAggatgttaataatttatatatcggAAATAATCGTGAATAAACCAAGACTATTGTGACAAAAACCGCACCACTACGTACACTTTATACTTTTCTACAGATTACTACATAAATCGacagtaattacttattactttattagttattaataatcaaatttattgtattaagtatattatattttcatgaacattatttaaaaaaaatatataaacactgtTCAAAAATGTGCACTACCACAGCTCTATGGCGAGTATGAATAACgataaaactgtaatattatatttcatattaatatgcatTACTAACGCACAGgttgatttttagattttcgaCCTTAAAACCGTTATTTAGCCGATAAGTCGATAAAACTCGGTCCGTGAACTTTTATGGTGGGAGGGAGGAGAGGTGAAGCACCAACGTACTGAGAGGAAGGTGCTGAGTTTGGGGGACGCGTACTAACATCCGTGTAAGCCAAGCCGAAAATATACATTTGGCATTTATTAGCAAacgggataaaaaaaaagttctgtgAAAAGTCAAAATGCCTCGTCATTCTCGTCGAGTACATCGAGTAGCAacatgttgtattattattggtacaagatacaacctaacctaacctagccATCGACTGATTTTCTCCCTCTTGAAAACGACACCCGTCGCGAGATGTACCTGGTGTAGTGTTAGAAGATGATGTGCTGGGGTTCGCGCGAATTTTTATTAAACGACGATTGGCGAGAACGTGTGCGCGGCTCATACTATTGGCAAACCGGTGCGTGTAATGAGATATTATGTACcaagtgagtgtgtgtgtgtgtgcgtgcgtatGAGTGTGTGCGTATTTGCAGCGGCGCTCGTTAatgaatctatattataatggatgcgaaaaaatgaaatcatttttGTACGACGCAGATACGTCGATGACGCGCTATGTAGCAACATTGTACTAGGttaggttttatttatttattttcgagcattcgtgttattgttattacagtCACCATAAACAAGTGAATTCACGCAAAATGTCGGCATTTtaagtgtatgtgtgtgtgtataagaGTGCGCGAAAAACTCGCGCGCCCGAGACCTTGGAGTGGCCAACGACAAAACCGCGGTAATGCGGTGACGTAACGTCCGACAAGTTGGCAAATCCTCACGATATTCTATTTATCTATACTGCGTTGTACTTTTCGAAATAACTATCGAAACCGTTAACGACTGGTAAAGGTTTTCCGAAGTCTTTATTGGTCATTTTCTGTTACCCTCCGAGTGAGGTCAGTCAAAAGGCAACGAAGGATAACAGTTTTTGTACGAATTGTTTTACGTATACCATTACTGCATTACTATCGCCCTGCAACCGCagtagaacaataattattattatagcagtgTCTTCGGAAGTAAAAGGAAAAAAGGAAAATTCGACATAACTTCACTCTggaaggtaatataatattataatatatgtatagggaAAGAACACGAAAAGGAACGAATTCGgcgtacattatacatagataatataagaatggataggaccaGTTCCATATGGGGCCAtgtgcttttttggggaagagagaacgtaaagagagaaagacGATATGGGGTTTTTTAAAGTTATGTgcaaatctattttattaaataataataataaaatgatagtcagttatatttagatatttgtcagtttatattttgattgttgtgCCCCCTGTGCctggaaaatggaaaataatattttaacaaaataaaattatgttatttaatatttattattatttatcaattttcatGTTAATATTTGCCCtatataaccttaaaaatagtatcactaaattttcatatgataagttcttatgtcctatccattcttatattatctatgacattatattattaatatgaatgatAACAAATCAATTCTTGATAATTTCGttattaatatgaaacaaattaaaaagttcgatgtaaatattaaattattattattattattattatatattttattatcaagtaTTATCACGCCCAGCGAGGGAATACTTAATATTGGAAAGATGGTAAATTACGGACCGCGTGTTTCAAtccgtacaataatattattatactgatcgtacgataaaaataaatggttacTACGAAACGATTTCGCTACGTCACACATCGATACATCCGCATTCCCTTCCACGCGAAGTCAGACCAGAAGTatgaatacatatattatgggTACCGCCGACCGAGCAGAAAGTGTCGGTTTTCATCACACGTTGTCTTCCCACCGCTCCGAAAAATTTtcgaagtaatattataatacaaacgtatgtcttataataaaaaaaatataatattattctatgtacCAAACACCACGACAACGTCATCGTCTACTACTACGTTACTACTACTATtaccactattattattattattattattattattattattattattattattattattactactattactactattactactactactactactactactactactactactactactaccgAGACAAACCGGTTGTCCTTCAGAGGCCTCGACCGCTTTGCGGGTCGGCGGCGGCGGGCAGCGTTTCGTCATTACTACGACTACCGTGGCGCTAAAATATGTTCTCCTAAAAATCTCGTCACCTATATATAGACGCGCGTAATGTGATCGATGCGATCGATGTGGACGACGACGACATGGCTGCCGCCGCCCGTGGCGCAAGCTTACACACACAACAACTCCCCTCGGCGGTATGTCATTAGACTCGCCGGACAAACGTTTTCGAAACCCACTCGTAGTCGCCAATCGGTGGGTACGATAATGCTATTATACGTCCACACGATCGTGTGCTGACTTCTGCGGCTGACggtgtgtgtaataatatgaagtaaGATGTGTGTATACTATGCAGTACTCCCGGGCTCACCACGGTTTCTATTGCAGGTTAGGTACAAACGCGCGCGCCTACGGGGGACATCCATTGGGTAATTAAGACGCAACACACACTGTAACACAGAATACCGGCCATTAGACGACCTCGAGTAGTgctttatcaacatttaaattttattttgaggtTGGTTGGATATTTTGTGTTGTGCATTTCTTCAataactatatgtattatggaaatcgaatatatatatatacgtattaaataCACGTAAAATGCGCACGaggtatgttatatatatatatatatataatgacatgggtaatacacattattattttatatgtgtatcatattagtatataatagtatattatattttatcatgtacatAAGATAAACATTTCTTAAtgggttttatttatattcacttTAATTGGATTCTAAACTTAACCGGTATCCTAAATATAGAGGATGATGCCCCGCTAACATATTATGTGTTACTGTGTTACCACTTATAAGGTTATGTGTACGGAATTTCTTTCCACGGCGTTCCATATGAAAGACATAAACTAAACGATGCAAATTCGCTAATGGAccaatattgtaggtacaaaaATCAtcgttttccaaaatatttaaagcgTTAAATGATTTACAGTAAAACTAGAATTATAggcgtattttttaaaaataatgtacgcGTTATACTGACACATACCCAACGAGTTAATTAGACGTTATAGGATTTCAGGTAGCTAAACTAATATGGTTACAATATCTGTacgaatacattttacaaaataattatgtagagaaaaatatttgtcaGCTTACTGTTTGACTAATCCTCTtacacctacctacttaaagcAATAAGTACATAAAGGTAATATTAGAACGAAACAGATGTTAGGAATTAAAAACCAAACCATTTTTGTCGGTCACAATATCAATGAGTTTTTATAATGCTTGATCGGTGATAAGTTTGCcgaaattcttttaaaaaaaatccttttcACTACCTACCTATGACGTATTCTTTGAATCTTCGGGAATCGTGAATATAAATCTGAATAGTAAGAGGGAGTAAGGACAAAAAGACTTTcggcataaatattttacacatgcATAAAATTTTATCAATAGACCCTttcggtatatataatatgttccagTTAAATGGAAATCATCATATCCTCGCGATACATTTGCAACTCTATCCACTCATCCTGCATCTGCCACCACCCCGTGCGTTAATCTAAAGGACCATTGTCCGGTAATGGTGGGCCAGCTGTTTCAAAAAATCATGAGAGAATTTCGGGGCAAAAAGGGACACTGACAAACAATATTCCGCGCCCCCGCAACCCTTTTTGTGTAAAATTCCCAGGAAACGAATTTCTCACGGTCGCAATAGTGGATGTTCGCATGCGcgtatatgcatatataatacatgaataataaacgtaaaaaCTTCCAAAATGATAGAAACAATGCCAGTTTCAAACGGGTACGAGGGTGACAGTAGACATATCTCGCGAGACCTAGATCCATAATTTGACATGAatgtcaaaattgaaaactatcaaaagaaaaataattggaTCGTCCAAAAATATCGTTGAAATTGTATGCCCGGTGATCAAAAGCTGTGCTGTTGACTATTTTCGTTAGGGTAAAATTTAGTTTGACATTTTCGTTCATCAAAAGGAAACCCAAACGTTGtttatacctactacaaaataaaaccgaaatacaaataactttaaaactagTTAACAAAAGTCTTGTTATGGCATTATCGATTACTATCGATTACAATGATGGTTTTGAAATTGCCCAGAAGTGATCATTCTTAAACGATTATAAAATGAAGCaactaatatatacatacacacacacacacaagtttattatacatatattataaaggtatacaCGATCAAGGATACAAAGCGACGGTTCTATCAACATAAATAGTACTATTAGAAcaaaattaagtacataatattatattatacacagtagtGGGTACACCTATCAAAAATCgtcatagttttcaaaatattttaatttttattacacccGAAAACGTATATTCAGAATAGtttaaaacctataatattCTTTCAACTGGTAATATTAAATCAGGTTATGcactataagtatttaaatgtaaattaggATAAAAATagacttgaaaataatatatgcatacaatttaaatagtattatatcagTGTCCGACTCGAGTCTAGACACGTGATAAGGCGATTGATCACATTTTTCAGATTTGGGCGGAGCGACGAATACATTGATATACCATCATTAcagaatgaaataaaatattattaattcaatcatACAGACGACAAAATACAGCAGATTGGGGGGTAGTGCTATGTAGAAAATACGGTAGAAAAATGAGAACAAAGATTTATCATcagcttttaaaaataataatattaccaacgAGAAAGCTCACTATTTTTGTTCTCGATTCGACAGCACGGCCAGGTCTATTAGTGTAAAATTTACGTACAGCAAAAAAAGGAACTCATTTTGAAACTGAGCCCATTCTCCTTTCTACGCTCTCACTCACTGCGGGCTCTTGTACATACAGGCCATCATTTATACGCGTATGCTCTATCGGACACACGGATCTGGAAACCGGTTGGTTAGGTGGAATTGAAATTAGATGAGTATATTATCAGAAAAGGATATCAATTAGAATCTATAATAAATCTGGTTATTATAATGCACATGTATCATTTTCGTTTTTCCcctaggaaaaaaatataaagaatataatattttctaaattgttATCAGATAAGTATCACTttctgttggtt
This portion of the Acyrthosiphon pisum isolate AL4f chromosome A1, pea_aphid_22Mar2018_4r6ur, whole genome shotgun sequence genome encodes:
- the LOC100168097 gene encoding forkhead box protein O, with the protein product MDYGLEPLQRARSNTWPLPRPDAEDGGPQMPEGSPPQLLDIINDVGANGSSSGTVGGVPSPGSGLHPPQQQQGGGMVTGPVKKTSSRRNAWGNQSYADLITQAISSVPEQRLTLSQIYEWMVQNVPYFKDKGDSNSSAGWKNSIRHNLSLHSRFEKIQNEGTGKSSWWQINHNASRTTGKSRRRAVSMETPKFEKKRGRVKKVVEAIRNGLHPENTPSPSSSISENSDMIPVSPLRGYQFSPDFRARASSNASSTGRLSPIFSEQLSTADYGLDSVAEQGQADQLAGSLAQAVRLSQPLQTLESYRDVFLDNRPPPPPYSSLSIQSCSIHGYQGCSCFNLNQLQNTYIKQECISFDNMLNDQQDDNIPATVVGQIMGTSHLSFDELNINLDKFPPVECNVDEVISHEVSLGGCLDFNNFNPPAQPQPSVATTQTLASVSHDQSSFTSGHHWVH